From the Limosilactobacillus panis genome, one window contains:
- the yidD gene encoding membrane protein insertion efficiency factor YidD produces MVHFLCRLIRGYQRGISARRPYRVCRYYPACSEYMIQALQRFGTKGALLGIVRILRCHPFVKGGYDPVPQHFTFQRQQNNLRVKTCQKRIKKLK; encoded by the coding sequence ATGGTGCACTTTTTGTGTCGCTTAATACGAGGGTACCAACGGGGAATTTCCGCGCGTCGTCCTTACCGGGTTTGCCGCTATTACCCCGCGTGTTCAGAGTATATGATTCAGGCCCTGCAACGGTTTGGTACCAAGGGCGCACTGCTGGGAATTGTCCGGATTCTGCGTTGCCACCCTTTTGTTAAGGGCGGCTATGACCCGGTGCCCCAGCATTTTACTTTTCAACGTCAACAAAATAATTTAAGGGTGAAAACGTGTCAAAAAAGGATAAAAAAATTGAAGTAA
- a CDS encoding DUF2969 domain-containing protein, whose product MSKKDKKIEVSVKDIERRHQPVQQIFIGGRLIGEVITDNDRFKALLTADQSEFNARSQEEGLEIVLQQYHLHQH is encoded by the coding sequence GTGTCAAAAAAGGATAAAAAAATTGAAGTAAGTGTTAAGGATATTGAACGTCGGCATCAACCTGTCCAACAGATCTTTATTGGTGGCCGCCTTATTGGGGAGGTAATCACCGATAATGATCGCTTTAAAGCCTTGCTGACGGCGGATCAAAGTGAGTTTAACGCTCGCTCGCAAGAAGAAGGGCTGGAAATTGTTCTGCAGCAATACCACTTGCACCAACACTAA
- a CDS encoding FtsW/RodA/SpoVE family cell cycle protein, with amino-acid sequence MQHLQNDEESRIDWGIIFCVLLLALIGLASIYVAASHDRQSVSVARQVITQLVWYAVGIILVVVIMQFDAEQLWKIAPIVYWASIFLMFAILVFYSRSYYVNTGAKSWFAIGPFTFQPSEIMKPAYILMMGRVITTHNNRYPVHTVRSDWHLIGTMFLWLLPVLISLHFQNDFGTALVFFAIFCGMVLVSGVTWQILAPAAGALAVVGGSALAMVTSSVGRTILEHIGFQAYQFDRVDTWLHPEQDTTNQGYQLWQSIKAVGSGGITGTGFNNSKVYVPVRESDMIFSVIGENFGFVGSALLILVYLLLIYLMIRVTFDTRNEFYAYISTGVIMMILFHIFENIGMNIGLLPLTGIPLPFISAGGSSLIGNLIGIGMIMSMRYHHHSYMFSSNREFR; translated from the coding sequence ATGCAACATTTGCAAAATGATGAAGAGAGTCGGATTGATTGGGGAATCATTTTTTGTGTTTTGCTGCTGGCGTTAATTGGTTTAGCGTCAATTTACGTTGCGGCAAGCCATGACCGTCAATCTGTTAGTGTTGCTCGTCAGGTAATTACCCAGTTGGTGTGGTACGCCGTGGGGATTATCCTGGTGGTCGTAATTATGCAGTTTGATGCGGAGCAGCTATGGAAGATTGCCCCGATTGTTTACTGGGCTAGCATCTTTCTGATGTTTGCCATCCTGGTATTCTATAGCCGCTCGTATTACGTTAATACGGGGGCAAAGAGTTGGTTTGCAATCGGGCCGTTTACGTTCCAGCCGTCCGAAATAATGAAACCCGCGTATATTTTAATGATGGGGCGGGTCATCACGACCCACAATAACCGCTACCCGGTTCATACGGTGCGGAGTGACTGGCACTTAATCGGAACAATGTTTTTGTGGCTTTTGCCAGTCTTGATTTCCCTACACTTTCAAAATGACTTTGGGACGGCCCTGGTCTTTTTTGCCATCTTCTGTGGGATGGTCCTGGTTTCCGGGGTAACCTGGCAGATCTTGGCACCTGCAGCCGGCGCCTTAGCTGTTGTCGGCGGGTCCGCACTAGCCATGGTGACGAGTTCCGTGGGGCGGACTATCCTGGAACACATTGGCTTTCAGGCCTACCAATTCGACCGGGTTGACACCTGGCTGCATCCGGAACAGGATACGACCAACCAGGGTTACCAGCTCTGGCAGAGTATTAAGGCCGTTGGTTCCGGTGGAATCACGGGGACCGGGTTCAATAATTCCAAGGTCTATGTACCCGTTCGTGAATCGGATATGATTTTTTCAGTAATTGGGGAAAACTTTGGCTTTGTGGGCAGTGCCCTGTTGATCCTGGTTTACCTCCTGCTGATTTACCTGATGATTCGGGTAACTTTTGATACGCGAAACGAATTTTACGCGTACATCTCAACTGGAGTCATCATGATGATCCTCTTTCACATCTTTGAAAACATTGGGATGAATATTGGCCTCCTACCACTGACCGGTATTCCGTTACCATTCATCAGTGCCGGGGGGTCATCCTTGATTGGGAATTTAATTGGGATTGGGATGATAATGTCAATGCGTTATCACCACCACTCATACATGTTTAGCAGCAATCGTGAGTTTAGATAA
- a CDS encoding glycine cleavage system protein H, translated as MATKNNYFWTKRVADGTTRIGLNDQGRDDLGEVSFIDLPETGTELTEGGKFLSVEAEKAVTDLESPVTGKIVAVNDKLADSPEDLSSDDEQKNWIIDVK; from the coding sequence ATGGCAACAAAGAATAACTATTTTTGGACAAAGCGGGTAGCTGACGGAACGACCCGGATTGGCTTGAACGATCAGGGGCGCGACGATCTTGGTGAAGTGAGCTTTATCGACCTTCCAGAAACGGGGACCGAGTTAACCGAAGGCGGTAAGTTTCTCTCTGTGGAAGCGGAGAAGGCCGTTACTGACTTGGAAAGTCCGGTTACTGGGAAGATTGTGGCGGTCAATGATAAGCTGGCAGACAGTCCAGAGGACTTGTCCAGTGATGATGAACAAAAGAACTGGATCATTGATGTTAAGTAG